The nucleotide window gagacagaatttcttgtagctcaggctgcccttggAGCCACCCATCCAAAGTTggacttgaatttctgatcctccagcCCTCATCTCCCAAGAGCTCCGAGTCCCTCCCCCTAGTCTGCTGGGATCACGCTGCCTCTGGTCTTGCTCATCCCAGTCAGTGATTGGCTGACTGAGCTCTAGCCCAGTtccatgtttttttaatttactttgcaCTAGGAAAatgctaccactgagctatacccctgATCCTACTTTGTCTGCTTTAGATACTCAGTTCTTTAATATAAACAAGATCAAGCAGGCCGCGCCACAGATCATACAGAGAAGACCATGTGCCTGTCAGTAGAGAAGCTCATGTTCTGGGGTTGTCAGGAATGACATAGTTCTGAGTGGGAGTCAAGGCTGCTGAATAAATACATTGACCAGTCTCATTTGTGAAACCCAATTCTTTCCTAATATTAATTCCTCCAGTCCCCAGCCCTGCCATTAGATATGGAGCTGGAATGGCTTCATTGCCTTTTAGCTAAGATCAGAGAGGGAGCTGGGAACGCCTTTGACTGATGAACATACATTTTAAGTGAGGAAGTCCTCATTACTCTCATCTTTTCCTCTTTGGAGTAGTATGCCTCTGGGCAGTTTAGTGAAAAGGGGGTTctaggggggctggagagatggctcagcggctaagagcactggctgctcttccaaaggacctgggttcaatttccagcacccacatggcagcttacaactgtctgtaactccagttccagatgtgacacacacacacacacacacacacacacaagcaggcagaataccaatgtatataaaaaaagaacaataaatcactttttttataaaaggattctaggttatccaggtgtggtggtgaatgcctttaaaccctggaggcagagacaggtgtctCTCTTCAAGTTTGAgggccagagctacataatagggACATGACAGAAGTACATAATAACATAAGCtaatggagacagggtctctaccCTGCCTCAACAAAACGAAGGTTCTAGGCTAGTGTGTAGGTGATGAGAGCAATGCGGAAATGTAGGCAGAAAGCTTGGAGTTATGCCATCTGAAAATTATTTAAGGAGTTTGAAAAAATATATTACGGGCATTTAAGGTTTGATAGCTCAGCACTAATAATCAGTAAGATTCAGTCGGCACTGTATACCACACATCACTGTGCTGGAATCTACAAGCGTTCTTTCAGTTTAATGTCCCCACACACCTACCAAGTGGCTGGCCTTTACACTGCGTCCccatcacaaacaaaacaaaacagcgcCGCTTTCTACAGCGCCGGGGTGACTCCACTCCCTGAGACCTTGCTCATGACTACGATTTTGTTTTGTCCTGAAGTACTGCGTTATCAAACTCGGGATACAGAGCATGCGAGGTAAGAGCTCTGCCATTAGCCTATtatcaatactttttttttttttgcttaggtAGCACTAGTCATTAAATGTATCTATGCCAGAGAAGACTTCCTTGGATCACTTTCTTGTCCATTAagatacttcttcctttctagaaATAAATCTTCAACCAAGACACTTTCCCCAAATGGACAACGTATCTGAGCAAGAAGCCTCATCTGTACACACTCCACGCCCACCCGCGTTCCAGCTTCTGAGGCCTGCCCTGTCAGGCAGACAGAGCCTACCTAGCTCCTGGAGAGGATTCCTTTCTCGAATCTCAACTTCAGatcttaggttatcaccatgcatacGGTTTGCTAGGCCAGGTGGTCTCTGCATAGGGGCTACAGCATGAAATAAACATGGTGCTATTATAAAATCAGGAATTTAACCTGGCGTGATGGCGCATGGGGAGGTCAAGAAAGGAGAACAGAATTtcaggtcagcttgggctaccgAAACGGAGGATGCTAGGGTGGGGTGGCGAGGACACGGACGGAAAAAGAAAACGGGGTTTAGTGGTAGAACGTAGAACTTTCTTTCCTCTCACGCCCCAGGCCTCCTCAGACACACAAGCTCGAACTTCAGGAAGGCGACAGCAAATCTTTAAAGCAAGGCCTCTGACTCTCAGTGCAAGTGAATCGGTGGCTTGCCCCTGCATTGGAGAAGAACCTTTCCAGGCTTGAAGCCACCTGTCAAAAGCCGTAAATCGTGCTAACCCCGGGTGGGGGTGGAAATGGGCGGCAACTGGGGTGGCGGCTCCCAGCCTTCTAGAAACTACGGTTCGAGAACACACCCCGGGCTAAACTGAGTGGGCCCGGGCAGAAGCCGCCCGCCCCCACACCCTTCCAGACAGCTGGGTGGTCCGGGAGCCAGCCACTCCACCAGGGCTCCGCCTTCAGGGTGTGTGGGCTTGCACGCGTGCCACGCATCGCCCGGGCAACCGACGCTGTGCGCGGTGCATTGTGGTCTGCAATAAAATGCAGGGGAAAGATCCTGAGGGAACCATTGAATCCATGGACCAATAAGCAGAGGCTGGTGGCTGTGTTCAGCCAATAGTGGCGCGTTTTGGGGGCGGGGCCGCGGGCGCAGGGCGGGGCCTAGCGATTAGGCGGCGGCGGCTGGCGTGGGGCTGCTTAGATGCGCCACGGCTTCGGTAGCGACCGGCTCTACTCAGCTGCTTGAGCGGCGCCAGCACCTTCCCTAGGAGCTCGCAGCAGCCGGCTGGCCCCTGCTCCACGGTGAGAGGGTCTTCGGGTCCTCGCTGTCCCCCGGGCCGGTGGTGCGGGCCGCGGGAGCTGCGCCTTGGAAGCGGGTGGGGGCGTCGTCCTGAGGAGCCGGGTCGGGAGGGCAGCGCGGTCCTCACCACCCTGACCATTACCTCTCCCGCCCCCCACCCGGTCCCCGTAGGTAACCATGTGCGACCGGAAGGCGGTGATCAAAAATGCAGACATGTCGGAAGAGATGCAACAGGACTCGGTGGAGTGCGCTACCCAAGCGTTGGAGAAGTACAACATAGAAAAGGACATCGCGGCCCACATCAAGAAGGTGAGGACCCGGCACCGCGTAGTTCCTTCTCCCGGGCTCTGCGTTCCCTGGGCGCTTGGCAGAGTTTTCCTGTGGCACTCAGGGCGGCTCTGTAGACAGTTCTAGAAAGGACGCAGAAGCGTTCCTCTGGGGAAGACCAGACCCTCAAcgccagaagtttttttttttttttcttcttctttaaaccCTCTGCTCCTTGGGGGAAAGCGCCACCTAGCAACGGTTTCCAAGATCAGGGAGCAGTGAGCAGTTCCCCCTACTGTAGGATTCCTGCGCCGAGGATCCATCTGGGTGTTCCGGAGGGGGGTTGGGGGGAACTGCGTGGGTGTTTCCAGCCGGGCTAGGAGGAGATCTTGCCAGCCTCCCAGCCAGGAGTTAGCCGACAGTTCAGGGAAAGTGGGTGGCAGTGGTGGTTGGGGTCTTGGGTGGAAGCTTGGTAAATGGCAGTTTGTAGAAAGCTGGCAAGATTGCCAAGTTCTCAAGCTATGTTTGCTGGAAGGAAACTGGAAGCTGAAGCCGTGGGAGGGTTGCAGTGGAGAACGAGAAGATGACAGACTCACATGGAACAGAAATGAATACCGTTTTTGACAAACGCAACAGCATGTGCTTCTGGACTGTGAGAAAGATGAGGTTTTCAAGCCGCATGCAGGAAGAGATATGAGGCGCCCTAATGAATTTTACATTTTGGCCCTGGTTCTATACAACTAGTGAAATTAACACATTCCAGTTCCGTGCCCATTGGGATAGGGGAAGCAGATGCTCTCTAACTTGCTGATCTTTAAGACTGGGTAGTTGATTCAGAGAGGAGagcgattttattatttatttttccaaggcagggtttgtctgtgtagccttggcttcatCTGTACTCACGttgtagaacaggctgccctCGACCTCgcagagatttgcttgcctctgcctctcctcagtactgggactacaggtgtgggGCCACCACGCCCCGCTGGAGGAGAGCCATTTTAAAGAATAAAGTCTAGCTAGTTAGCTGTTGGGTTGtgagcctgtatttttttttttttaatccatcttGATTTATATGAAAATCGAGGCTTCATTCTTTAGTCTTTCTGAGGAGTAATTTTTACTGTCTAACTGGATTTGCGGTGCATGGCAAATATGGTGGTATAATAGTTTATCAGGTTAGTGCCGATGTCCTCTACCTCTGTGGAATTGCTCAAGTCAGAGGTACACTTTGTCCTTTAGTCTTTCTAAGGGGTAATTTTTACTGTCTTCCTCGATGTGGGGTGCATGGCAAATATGGTAGGATAGTTGTTATCAGGAACAACCTGATAAACTGTAAGTGCTGATGTCATCTACCTCTGGAATTGCTGGAGTCAGAAGTACACTGGGAatgatggtgtacacctttaTCTCTTTGACTTCAAACTAGTCTActtactgagttccaggacagtcaggactacataggGAGACTCCATCCAAAAACCGAAAACAGAAAGACCCCCAAAATGGTCAGAGGTGCATTTACTGATTGAAAATGACCCTGATGCCTTTGCTCTCCTCATCTCCCATTCCCATCTTAGCTCAGAGTGCAAGCATATTGCATTACTGTTCTAAGAAGGTGATTTAGAGCCAGGGTACATTCTTTTAAGAATTTGCTGGCGTTGTTagtatagttcagtggtagagcctagTTGTGCTCAAGGTCCCCAGTGTGGACACAAGTTGAGAAGCCAGGCCTTTTTGGTCCTGCAGGCTCTGGCTTTTTTACAGAGTGAATTCTCCAAGTGTGCCACTAAAGTTGTGCTTTATTCTTTCCCAGGAGTTTGACAAGAAGTACAATCCCACCTGGCACTGCATCGTGGGGCGGAACTTCGGTAGTTACGTGACACATGAAACCAAGCACTTCATCTATTTCTACCTGGGTCAGGTGGCCATTCTTCTGTTCAAATCCGGTTAGAAGCATAGCTGTGCCAAACACCCAGTGAGCCATCCAAACACAAGGACTGCATCCTAGATCCAAATACCAGAGACTGAATCTTCAGCCTTGCTAAGGGAACACCTCGTTTGAATCTGTTGTGTTTTGTACAGGGCACCATCCTCTGTACCTTTGTGGTTATAAACTAATTAGTAAAACAGcatacatttgtatttattttctagtccatacttctgtaccccattttttttctcccttaggccattcctttaaaaataaatctgttggagatgtatatgtgtgtgttagtttGTTCAGGTAAGACAGGGTTGAAGCAGCTTGTAGTTGATAAATGACCAGGACTGTAGATTGGGGGTTCTTTCGTAGGATTAGACATTTCAGTGCTCTTGAGACGGGATGCTTGGCCGGCCGCACCTGTTTTTCCAGGTGGTTTGGGCTATTAGCCACGGGTCAGGACCCATCCCTATCACTCCAGCAGGAACTGTAGGGTCTAGCTGCCCGGAATAGCTCAAGACTTAGCTTGTTAGGCTGTGCTCAGCAATCAGTAGTTGTGAATCAGCTTAAAGGACCCAACAGCTGTGATTTGTACTCACCAAAAGTTTCTCCATTGTTTGAGAGCTACTGTAGCCTACGGAGAAAAGCATGTATAGGAGACCCTTTCTGTAGGTAGAGGCTGAGACAACCAACCCACACTTACCTTTGGGAATTAAGAGTTCCCTGTTTCTGATTTTACAAGATAAAGCTTTTTCTGCTTTAGATGTAATGATTCTTAACCGCCAGAAAGCTGCTATACAGAGAGGTTTCGTATAGGTAGCATCAGGCCATTTTGGAAGTTTTTATCCACCTGAACTTTGTTAGACATTGTGTTTTGTCAGGACCAGGAATTTAGGGAATGGCCATTAAACTACTGTTcaagtgtgtaagtgtgcatgtggaggtcagaggacaacttgtgagcaGTTGGTCCTAAGAATCAAAGATTTGATTGCAAGTCTGTCCCTTAAGCTATCTTGCtggccttttgtgtgtgtgtgtgggtcttACGAAGGCCAGGCAAGCTTCAAACTATGAACAGCTGAGGATAACCTTAACTAATCTTTGTCCTCCTGCCATGTACTTCGGTT belongs to Meriones unguiculatus strain TT.TT164.6M chromosome 4, Bangor_MerUng_6.1, whole genome shotgun sequence and includes:
- the Dynll1 gene encoding dynein light chain 1, cytoplasmic; its protein translation is MCDRKAVIKNADMSEEMQQDSVECATQALEKYNIEKDIAAHIKKEFDKKYNPTWHCIVGRNFGSYVTHETKHFIYFYLGQVAILLFKSG